The DNA window CGATACCGGTCGCGCGCGCGGAGCGATTGATCGTGTCAGTCTCCAATCACCGGGTGACGGTGACGCCGAATTATTCCGGCGAGGAGCTGGTGCTGTTCGGCTCGGTCGAGAAGGACGCCTCCACGCCGGCCAGCCGCACCGCCTATGATCTCGTGGTGACCGTCAGCGGTCCGCGCGCCGACATGGTGACGCGGCGCAAGGAACGTAAATTCGGCATCTGGATCAATACCGACTATCGGCAATTTCTCGAGGTGCCGACCTATCTCGCGCTGTTTTCAAACCGGCCCTTCGATGCCATCGCCTCGCCTGAAGTGCAGCGCCGGCAGCAGCTCGGCCTCAACAACGTGCTGCTCACGCAGCGGGTCGGGCCCGACTACGCCGACGTGGTGCCGAACGATGCGTTCCGCAGCGCATTCGTGCGGCTGCGCTCCGAACATGGCCTCTATCGCGAGGCGACTTCCGCGGTGACCTTCCTGACGCCGACGCTGTTTCGCACCGGTATTCCGCTTCCGGCGGAAGTACCGATCGGCACCTACGACGTCGAGATCAAGCTGTTTTCGGACGGCGCGCTGGTGACCCATACCGAGACCGCCTTCGAAATCGTCAAGGTTGGTTTCGAGCAGTTCGTCGCGAACAGCGCCCGCCAGAACGGCCTTGTCTACGGGCTGTTTACCGCCTTCATGGCGCTGATGACCGGCTGGATGGCGTCGATCGTCTTCCGCAAGGATTGATGATAGTTCCAGGCGGCCGAGACAGGCATTGCGATTCTCCCAACGCACATCACTGATGTATGTTTTATCCTGCCCATGATCCCGGAGAGTTGGTGTGACCAGCGTCGAAGCCAAACCGGTTCGCCGGGGCCGTCCCCGCTCCAGCGAAACCGAACAGGCGATCCTCGAGAGCGCCTATCGCATCATGGCGTCGGAAGGCCTCGCTGCGGCCAGCATCGATGCTGTCGCGCGCTATTCCGGCGTTTCCAAAATGACGATCTACAAATGGTGGCCGACCAGGGAAGCCCTCCTGATCGACGCATTTCTGCGGCAGGCTTCCTCGATGCTGCCATTGCCGGACCAGGGCGATCCGCTGGCCCGGTTGAAAAAGCATGCGTCGGCCTATGTCGACGCCCTCAACGGTGATTTCGGCAAGGTGCAGCTCGCGGTCATTTCCGAATGCATCGCCGGCACGGGGTCGGCGAAGATCTTCTCCGAACGCTATCTTGCGATTCGACGGAACATCGCCGTCGGGATCATCAAGGCAGGCCAAAAAGACCGAAGCATCCTCGCATCGGACTCCGCCGGCGACCTGTACGACCGGATCTACGGCACGTTGTTTTATCAATACGTCTTTGGATTCCGCAGTTTGACAAAAGATTACGCGGAGAAACTGGTTACTTCGGTGCTGGCGAAAAAATAACACGCTTACGGGGTTGTCGCCGCTGCGCTCTCGCGGGCCCGGCGAAACCACGCCCAGGTCTGTCGCGTGACCTTTCGATATCCCGGCCCCTGATGCACAATTCGGTCGGCGACCATCGCGTTCAGCTTCGGCAATGCGTGGAACGGGACCGATGGATAGGCATGGTGCTCGGCGTGGAATGGCATGTTCCAGGCAAACCATTTTGTCAGCGCGCCGGTATAGGTGGTCCGGGTATTCTCAAAGGCGCTTCGGGTGCGTTCGCAACCGGTGTGCTCCGCAAAGAGATACGGGCGCAGGATCATCTGGCCCAGCACCAGCGGGACCAGCCAGATCCAGAGCAACAAAGTCGTTGGCCAGGCGATCGAGGCGATCAGCAGCCACAGATAGATGAGCGCATAGGCGCGGGCCTCCCGAACCACGAGGCTGCGCTTGTTCTCCGGAATCCACGGCACCACCACGTTGCCTGTGATGGCGTGCCGCAACATCAGCACGGTCCGCTTCGCCAGTTGCTGGATGCCGGTATAGGCAATCGCGAGCCGCGTATCCGAGGTCGGAATCGTGCCGTTCAGGAGCTCGGGATCCCGCGTCGGATCCTGGGTGAAGCGATGATGGTCCCAATGAAACAGCGTGTAATATTCGTAAGGGTACCCAATGATGAGCGCCGACAGATGGCCGAGCCCGACATTGAGAAACCGGCTCCTGAAGACGGTCTTGTGAGCCGCTTCGTGCATCGGCATGAACAGAAACGCGACCAGATATCCCTGGATGGCAATCAAGGGGACCGCGAGCCATCGGCCGTCAGTCGCCATCGTCAGCCAGATCGAGGTTCCGATCACCGCAATCGCGGCATAATGCGTGATGGAACGGACCAGCCCGGGCGCGTTCGAGCGCACCGAGAGCTCCTTGAGCTGGACCGGCGTGAGAGCCCGGCCTTCGATCAAGCGATCGGCATGCGTTTCCATCGTCACGGATGAAGTCCTCCTGTTTTCACGCCAGCCCCGCGAACAGGGCATCGTGAAATAAGTGGACAATTCGTACACTAAATAGGAAAGCGCGCCAAGCTCGAATAACGATCACTTCGCCTGAAACGATAGCACGGCTTTTATTTCCGATGCGCCAGCGCGGTGCCGGGATGTGACGATGCGCCAACGGCGGATCGGGCGGGACGCGTGACCAGATAGATACCCAACGCCACCGGAACGATGCCGATCAAATCCCTGACTTCCACATGCTCGCCAAGCACGATCCAGGCGAACAGCATGCCGAGCGGCGGCATCAGGAAATGATAGGCACTGGCCGCGGTGGCTCCGCACACCTTCAACAGATGAAACCACAACAGATACGCCAGGATCGATCCGCCGAGCACGAGGAAGGCGAAGGCACCCAGCAAGCGCGCATTCGGCACGATGTCGCCGACGCTGGCGAAGGTGAGCGCGAAGGGCAACAGCGCAATCCCGCCGGCGAGATTTTGGATGCCATTGCCGATCCACAGGCTGCCCTTTGGCGCCAGCAGCTTGAACAGGATGGTGCCCATCACGATCGACATCAGCGACGCCAGCGTGAACAGGATGCCGTGCCAATCGTCGGTGCCAACCGACATCCGGTGCCAGACGATGAAGCTGACGCCGATGATGCCGAGCAACAACCCCATGACCTTGCGCGAGGTCAGCGTCTCCCCAAGAAACAGCGCGGCAAGCATCGCCGTGAACACCGGATTGGCGCTGACGATCAGGCCACCGAGGCCGGCGGATACGGTCTTCAGTCCGGTATAGCCGAGCCCGAGATAGAGCGCGTTGTTGGCGACGCCGAGGATCGCAAAGATCGCGGCATCGCGCCAGGTGAGCTGCCATCGCTCGCCGCGAACTGCGGAAATACCGAGGATCAGGACACCCGCAAGCGAAAACCGCGCGGTGAGCAGGATCAGCGGCGGGCAATAGGTGACGCCGATCTTGCCGGCGACGAAGGCAAAGCTCCACAGCAGGCAGAACACGCCGATATAGAACGGCAGCGGATTGAAGGTGGCGCGGGGAACCGCAACGGAGGGGGCGAGCGACATGGGATTTCTCCTTTCCCTTGACGTAGGCCCGCGCGTTGCTATTTGGAAATTAAATGATAAACTAGGCATCAGTGGATTTATAAATAGGTGATCCCATGCTCGATCTCGAACTGCTGCGCAGCTTCGTCTCGGTGGTCGATGCCGGCGGCTTTACCCGCGCCGGCGAGCGCGTTCACCGCACCCAGTCGACCGTCAGTCAGCAGATCAAGCGTCTGGAAGATGATGTCGGCCAGCCGCTGCTGAATCGCACCGGCAAGGACGTGACGCCGACGGAGGCCGGCGAGCGGCTATTGTCCTATGCGCGGCGGCTGTTGTCGCTGGCCGAGGAGGCCCGCGACGTGCTGGCGCGGCCCGGCAATGAAGGCGCCGTGCGGCTCGGCATCCCCGAGGATTTTGCCGCCTACCGGCTGACCAAACTGCTCGCGGCGTTTTCGCGTTCGCATCCCGGCCTGCGGCTCGACGTGCGCGCCGATCAGAGCGTGTATCTGCGGCGCGATCTCGAGCGCGGCGAACTCAATCTGGCGTTGCTCAAGCGCCCCGCCGGGGAAAAGGACGGCATCGCGGTGTGGCCCGAACGCGTGCACTGGGTCACCAGCAAGGCGCATCCGATCGATGCCAAGGTTGCTTCCGTGCCTTTGATCGGCTTTCCCGCCGGCTGCCTGTACCGGACGCGTGCGATTCATGCGATCGAAAGCGCCGGGCGCACCTGGCACATGGCCTATACCAGTTCGAGCCTGTCCGGCATCCAGGCCGCGGTCGCCGCGGGACTGGGCCTGAGCATCCTTTCCGAGATGGCTATTCAGGCTGACCATCGCGTGCTGACGGCAAAGGACGGTTTCGCACCGATCGACAAGACCGAAGTGGCGCTGGTCGCCGCACCGGAAGCGAGCCCCGCGACGCTGCGGCTCGCCGATTGTCTGGCCGAATTCTGCAACGATGTGCAGGCCAAGGCGGCGTAGCTTGCAACAGAAACGATAGGCTCCCTCTCCCACCGGGAGAGGGTTGGGCTGAGGGGTTACGGTCTATCGATCGAGCAGAACCCCTCACCCGGATCGCTCACGCGATCCGACCTCTCCCTCTGGGAGAGGTGAAACTCCGCTCAATAACAGCCCGTAGGGTGGGCAAAGGCGCACTTGCGCCGTGCCCACCATCTATCGACAACGGCATCCTGAACGGTGGGCACGCTAACGCTTTGCCCACCCTACGACGCTGTTCAAGCGGAGAGCCGGCTCGCTATTGAAAGCTCAATAGCAGCGCGCCGCAGCGATGGTGTGCAGCCTGACGTCGCCGAGCACGTGGGCCATAAAACCCGGCGTTCCAAATATCTTTGCAAAGGCCGCGTCGCGAATGCTCAGGCCCCCGGCATAGGCGCCGAATGCCGGCATCACCGCGCGCTCACCGTCGCAGGCAAAACAGCGCCGCTCCATCGAGCGTCCGCGGGTAGAGACCCGCGCCTTCGGATGCAGATGACCGGCGATTTCGCCGCTGGCGCCGGTCGGCTCATGGCGAAATGCGATTCCGCCGATCGCCACTTCGCTCGCGACCACGCCGCCGAGATCGGACGGCAGCGCGGGATCGTGATTGCCCGAAATCCAGATCCAGTCGCGCCGCAGCTGGAGCGCCGCGATGGCCTCGCGATCCGGCGCGGACAGCCGCTCATGGGCGCTGCGGTCATGAAAGCTGTCGCCGAGCGCGATCACCATGCGTGGATCGTGCCGCGCAACCACCGCCGAAAGGCGACTGAGCGTGGCCACCGTATCATAAGGCGGCAGCAACACGCCGCGGGCGGCGAAGCTGGAGCCTTTTTCCAGATGCAGGTCGGAGACCACGAGCAGGCGCTGCTCTTCCCAGAACAGCGCGCCGGAGAGATCGGCGATCAGCGTTACGCCGGCAACATCAACGGTGGAAATGCGCGCGGCGGAGAGCTTTTCTTGCTGAATTTGCGCGCGTGCTGTCACAGTCTATCCTGTCGCCTCCTTGACGAGTTCATCGGCGGCTTCCGCCAGCAACTCGTCGGATGCTTCGCCATAAACCGACTCGCGGCCGATTTCCAGCATCACCGGCACCGCGAGCGGCGAAACATGTTCGAGTTCCCGATGGGTGATTCTCCCTTGAATGCGGGCCAGCATATCACCAAGCCGTCGAAGATCGAGCAGCCCGGTCGCGGCATCGGCCCGCGCCGCGCGCAGCAGCACGTGATCGGCCTGATGCTTGCGCAGCACGTCATAGATCAGGTCGGTCGAGAACAGCACCTGACGGCGGCTTTTTTCCTCGCCGGTAAAGCGCCGCGCGATCAGGCCGGAAATCACCGCGCAGGTGCGAAAGGTGCGCTTCATCAGCGCGGATTCCGCGAGCCAGGCTTCGAGATCATCGCCCAGCATGTCCGGATCGAACAGCGCATTGAGGTCGAGCTTGCCCTGGCGGATCATGAACGACATGTCGCCCAGCCCCCACACCGCCAGCGCATATTCATTGGCGACGAAACCGAGCGGCCGCACCCGCGCCCGTTCCATCCGCCGCGTCAGCAGCATGCCCAGCGTCTGATGCGCCAACCGCCCCTCGAAGGGATAGCAGACGAGGTAATGCTTGTTGCCGCGCGGAAAGGTCTCCACCAGCAGCTCGCGGACGCCGGGCACGCGCGAAAAATCCTTTTGCAGCGACAGCCAGTCGCGCACCTGATCCGGCAAGCCGCCCCAGGCGCGCTTGTCGTCCAGCAATTTACGGACGCGTTCGGCCAGATAGGTCGAGAGCGGAAACTTGCCGCCCATATAGGACGGCACTTTGGCATCCTTGTCGTTGGCGCGCGACACGTAGACCTGATCCTCGGCCAGCGCTTCGTAACGCACCACCTCCCCGCCAAAGACAAACGTGTCGCCGATCACCAGACCTTCGATGAAGGCCTCCTCGATCTCGCCGAGCATCCGCCCGCCGCGGCCCAGCGCGCCGGTTGATCCCGAGCCCCCGCCGCGCGAGCGCACCAGTCGCACCTTCAACATGGTGTCTTCGACGATGGTGCCGACATTGAGCCGGTAGCTTTGCCGCACCCGCGGATTGGCGACGCGCCAGCGCGAGTCTGGATTATTTGCCTTGTCCTGCTTGATGCGGGCGAAGCGTTCATAGGTCTTCAGCGCGTAGCCGCCGGTCGCGACGAAATCGACCACGTCGTCGAAATCGCTTCGCGTCAGGCCCGAATAGGGCGCGGCCGTCAGCACCTCGCTGTAGAGTTCGTCTGACAGAAACGGCTCGCCGCAGGCGCAACCGAGCACGTGCTGCGCCAGCACATCCAGCGCGCCGATTCGCAACGGCGGAGTGTCCTGCGCATTTTCGGCGATCGCATCGATCGCGACCCGGCACTCCAGCACCTCGAAGCGATTGGCCGGCACCAATACCGCGCGCGAGGCTTCGTCGATCCGGTGATTGGCGCGGCCGATCCGCTGCATCAGCCGCGACGAACCTTTCGGCGCGCCGATATTGATGACGAGATCGACATCGCCCCAGTCGACACCGAGATCGAGCGACGAGGTGCAGACCACGCCGCGAAGTTTTCCTGCCGCCATCGCATCCTCGACCTTGCGGCGCTGCGCGACATCGAGCGAACCGTGATGCAACGCGATGGCGAGGCCATCATCGTTCATGCGCCACAGGTCCTGAAACAGCATTTCGGCCTGGCTGCGGGTATTGACGAACACCAGCGTGGTCTTGTTGCGCTTGATCAGATTATAGATTTCGCCGAGCGCATGACGCGCGGTGTGGCCGGCCCATGGCAGCCGCTCGCGGGTGTCGAGCATCTCGACAACGGGCGCCGCCGCACCGCCGGCGACGACGATGTCGGCCGCTTCGCTGTGGCCGTCGCGTTGCGGCACCAGGAACCGCGCCAGCGATTCCGGCTCGGCGACGGTCGCCGACAGGCCGATCGCTGTCATTTCCGGCGCCAGCCGCCATAGCCGTGCGAGGCCAAGCGACAGCAGATCGCCGCGCTTCGAGGTCACCAGCGCATGCAATTCGTCGAGCACGATGCGCTTGAGCGAGGAAAACAGAAACGGCGCGTCGTCGGACGACAGCAACAGCGCCAGTTGCTCGGGCGTGGTGAGCAGGATGTCCGGCGGATAGCGCCGCTGGCGCTGCCGCCGCGACACCGGGGTGTCGCCGGTGCGGGTCTCGACCTTGATCGACAGCCCCATCTCGGCGATTGGCGCCTCCAGGTTGCGCGCGATGTCGACCGCGAGTGCCTTCAGCGGCGAAATATAGAGGGTGTGGAGGCCACGGCTGCGCTGCACGCCGCGGCCGGTGGAGATGACGCTGCCTGCGCCACGTCCCTGGACGGGAGCCGAGAGCTCGACCAATGACGATAAAAAACCCGCCAGCGTCTTGCCGGCGCCGGTGGGCGCGATCAGCAGCGCGGAACGGTCGTCGCGCGCTTTTGCGAGCAGCGCCAGCTGATGATCGCGCGGCGACCAGCCGCGCGCGGCGAACCATTGGCGAAAACGGTCCGGCAGCAGCGCGGCCGTCCCGGCCGAAGGTGCGGTCAAAGTAAGGGCTGGCACGCTCCAAGAGGTAAGTCCTGAAGGCCGTTTCGTCGAGGGAGGCGGCAGATCAATCGACCCGCCTGTGGCTGAAGATCAGCCCCTGGTGGCGACGACGACGAGGCCGGGCGCCGGCACATTGTCCTCATTGCGAGCGGACAAATCCTCGCACTGCGACAGTCTGAGACCGGCAGCCTCGATCGAGGCCCGGACGTAAGACGCACTGTGCGCATAGCGCAATCCGCCGCCGATGATGACATCCTCGCCGCCATGCGTCTCGACCGTGAATGCCAATAAGCCACCGGCAACAAGCACGCGCCCGGCTTCAGCCAGCACCGGCATGAGATCGGCGACATAGACCATGGCATCGGCGGCCAAAATCAAATCGGCACTGCCATCGGGCTTGCTGCGCAAACCCTGAACCATGTCGGCAACCTCCAACTCGGCGTAAAGGCCGGTGGCGCGCGCCCGCTCGATCATGCGCGGCGACAAATCGATGCCGATGAAATGATCGACCTCTTTGGCGAACGCGGTGGCCGCGAGACCCGTGCCGCAACCGAGGTCGATCGCGCGCTTGAAGAAGGCGGGCTTGCGGACGGCCGAGCGAACCGACAGCACCGCCTTGAACAACAACGCCGGGCCGCGGTAGCCGAGGTCGTCGACCAGCGCCGCCTCGAACCGTGGCGCATATTGATCGAACAACGCCTGCACATAGGCCTGCGGCATGTCGGACAATTGCTCAGCGCCGAGCCGCATCAAACGCAGGCTTGCGCCATGACGGTCCTCGGGATCGGCGACATGCGCCCGACGAAACGCGGCGATCGCCTCATCGCGCTGGCCGAGCTGTTCGCGGATTTCGCCGAGCGTGAACCAGGCCGATGCGAAATTCGGCGCCAGCTCGGCTGCCTGCGCGAATAGATCGGCGGCGGCAACCAGATCGCCTTTCAATTGCAGATCGCGGGCAAATTCGAAGCGGCGGTCGGCGACGAGATCGCCGGAAGACAGGAACAGTCGCGCGGGCATTGGCTTTATGTTCGACTCGGAGTTCACCCCTCCCCGCCGGGGAGAGGTCGGTGGGACGCGAAGCGCCGCACCGGGTGAGGGCTGGGATCTCTCGATGAAGCAAGACCCCCTCACCCGCCACACCTTCGCTACGCTTCGGCGCGGCGACCTCTCCCCGGTGGGGGCAGGTATAAATCGCCGCGACACCGCCTATATAGCCAATATGCGCCCGCAAGACATCCTGATGCCGGTTGCTGCCGGGCTGTGCTGCAAGCCTGGCGGCTTTCACATCGATCCGGTGCGGCCGGTCGAACGTGCCGTCATTACGCACGGCCATTCCGACCACGCCCGATCGGGTCACGGCGCGGTACTGGCGACGCAGGAAACCCTCGACATGATGCGGCTGCGCTATGGCGACAATTTCGCCAGCAGCACGCAAGCCATCGCCTATGGCGAGGAGATCCGGCTCGGCGACGTCACCGTCAAATTCCATCCCGCCGGTCACGTGCTGGGCTCGGCGCAGATCGCGGTCTCCTGCAAGGACACCTGCGTTGTCGCGTCCGGCGATTACAAGGATGCGCCCGATCCGACCTGTACGCCGTTCGAAGTGGTGCCCTGCGACGTCTTCATCACCGAGGCAACCTTCGGCCTGCCGGTGTTTCGCCACGGCGACGCGGCTGACGAAGTAAAGAAGCTGCTGGCGTCGGTGGCGCTGTTTCCCGAGCGCGCGCATCTGGTCGGCGCCTATTCGCTCGGCAAAGCCCAGCGCGTGATCGCGCTGCTTCGCACGGCGGGTTACGACGCGCCGATCTACCTGCACGGCGCGATGGAGAAGATCACGCGCTATTACGAGAGCCACGGCGTGGCGCTCGGCGATCTGCGCCCGGTCAAGGGCATGAAGAAGGCCGATCTTGCCGGCACCATCACGCTGGCGCCGCCCTCGGCCACCTCGGACATCTGGACGCGGCGGTTTCCCGATCCGGTCACGGCCTTTGCCTCGGGCTGGATGCGGGTGCGCGCCCGCGCCCGGCAGCGTGGCGTCGAACTGCCGCTGGTGATTTCCGATCATGCCGACTGGGACGGATTGACCGCAACGATCGACGCCACCGGCGCCGGTGAAGTCTGGGTGACCCATGGCCAGGAAGATGCGCTGGTGCATTGGTGCAAGACCCGCGGCCTCGCCGCGCGTCCGCTCGATCTCGTCGGCTATGGCGACGAGGAGGAAAGCGAAACGCTGCCCGCCGGTGAGGACGCCGAGGCATGAACCGCTTCGCCGAACTGCTCGATCGCCTCGCCTACGAGCCCGGCCGCAACAACAAGCTGCGGCTGATTACAAATTATTTCCGCGAGGTCGAAGATCCCGATCGCGGCTACGCGCTGGCAGCGCTCACCGGCGCGCTGTCGTTCAAGCACGCCAAGCCCGGACTGATCCGCGACCTGATCGCGGCACGTACCGATCCCGTATTGTTCGCGCTCTCCTATGATTATGTCGGCGATCTCTCGGAGACGGTTGCGCTGATGTGGCCGAAGCCGGAGGTCAATCACGACAAGCCTTTTCCGGGCTACCCCCCTCCCCAACCCTCCCCCGCAAGGGGGGAGGGAGCTGGACCGAGTCCTGAGCAATCAGTTCGTAAAAAATCAACAGCCGACGCGGCAACGATTCGCTCCGTTCCCTCCCCCCTTGCGGGGGAGGGTCAGGGAGGGGGATACCATGCGGGCAGTGCCAACAACGGCCTGCACCCGCAAAACCTCCACAACAATCCCCCGCCCCCAACGCTCACCGACGTCGTCACCACGCTTCGCACCCTCGGCAAGACCGAGCTGCCCAAACAGCTCGCGCGCTGGCTCGACGAGCTCGACGAGACCGGCCGCTGGGCGCTGTTGAAACTCGTCACCGGAGCGATGCGGATCGGCATCTCGGCGCGGCTGGCGAAAACCGCGGCCGCAGCCCTCGGCGACAAGGATCCGCACGACATCGAGCTGATGTGGCCCGGGCTCGCGCCACCCTATCTCGATCTGTTTGCATGGCTGGAGGGTCGCGCGGAAAAGCCGATCAATCGCGATCCGGCACCGTTCCGTCCGGTGATGCTGGCGCATGCGATAGAGGACACGGATTTCGCCAATCTCGACGCTTCCGACTATGTCGCGGAATGGAAATGGGACGGCATTCGCGTGCAGGCGGTCAGCGGCCGCGACGAGCGCGGCCACATGCTGGCACGGCTTTATTCGCGCAGCGGCGAAGACATCACCAAAAGCTTTCCCGATCTGTTACCGTCGCTGCATCTATCAGGTGCAGTCGATGGCGAATTATTGGTGCTGCGCGACGGCCGGGTGCAGACCTTCAACGTCTTGCAGCAGCGCCTGAACCGCAAAGTGGTATCGCCGAAACTGATCAAGGATTATCCGATCCATCTGCGCGCCTACGATTTGCTCAGCGACGGCGATACCGATCTGCGCGAACTGCCCTTTGCCGAGCGCCGCGCGCGGCTTGAGGCCTTCGTCACGAAGCTCGACGACGCGAAGGTCGATCTCTCGCCCACGATTCCCTTCGATAGCTGGGACGCGCTGAAATCCGCGCGCGCCGATCCCGCCAGCGCGGGCGCGGACGAAGATGCCGAGGCGGTTGAGGGCGTGATGCTGAAGCGCCGCGACGCGCCCTATCTGCCGGGCCGCCCGAAAGGCCAATGGTGGAAGTGGAAACGCGACCCGCACATCATCGATGCCGTGCTGATGTACGCCCAGCGCGGCCACGGCAAGCGCTCGTCCTATTATTCCGACTATACGTTCGGGGTTTGGACATCGGGCGAGGATGGCGAACAGCTGGTGCCGGTCGGCAAGGCCTATTTCGGCTTTACGGACGAGGAGCTGCTGCAGATCGACCGCTTCGTCCGCCGCAACACCACCGAGAAATTCGGCCCCGTCCGGCATGTGGTGCACGAGCCGGATCAGGGACTGGTCCTGGAAGTTGCGTTTGAGGGACTGGCGCGCTCGCCACGGCACAAATCCGGGGTGGCGATGCGGTTTCCGCGCATCAGCCGGCTGCGCTGGGACAAGCCGCCACGCGAGGCCGACCGGCTGGAGACGCTGGAGCGGATGCTGAAAGCGGATCTGGCGATTGCGGCCGCGGCGACAGTCAGCGGGCATTGACGGCGACAAACAGGTTCCCCATCTGCCTTCTGCCACAAGCTTTGATTTGACGCGTTTTCTTCACGCGAACCGGTATCCACTTCGCTGGAAAACGCTATAGGATGGCGGTTGAATCCGCGCAGGAGATCATCGATGCCCAATGACACCAGGGAATTGCCGGCGGCCAATGACGGGATCTACCGCTTTTTCGGCGGTTCGCCGCTCGCCGTGGCATTTCGGCTGATCCTGATGTCGATCCTGGTCGGCGTGGTGCTTGCCGCGATCGGTTTCGACCCCTGGAATATCGTCAACAGCATCCGCCTGCTGTTTCGGCGGATATGGGATCTGGGCTTTGATGCGATCAACGGGCTATGGCGCTACTTCCTGCTCGGCGCCGTAATCGTGATTCCGCTCTGGCTGCTCTCGCGGCTGTTCGGCGCGCCGCGCGCCCGATAATTTGTGAGGCAGTAGCAGCCGATGCAATTGCGATTTATCGGCTGCGGCGACGCGTTCGGTTCCGGCGGCCGCAACAATACCTGCTTTCACGTCACCGGCGATCGCGTCAATTTCCTGATCGATTGCGGCGCATCCTCGCTGCCCGCGCTGAAACGGCACGATATCTCGCGCGATGAGATCGATCTGGTTTTGATCACGCATTTTCATGGTGATC is part of the Bradyrhizobium canariense genome and encodes:
- a CDS encoding ligase-associated DNA damage response exonuclease, whose protein sequence is MRPQDILMPVAAGLCCKPGGFHIDPVRPVERAVITHGHSDHARSGHGAVLATQETLDMMRLRYGDNFASSTQAIAYGEEIRLGDVTVKFHPAGHVLGSAQIAVSCKDTCVVASGDYKDAPDPTCTPFEVVPCDVFITEATFGLPVFRHGDAADEVKKLLASVALFPERAHLVGAYSLGKAQRVIALLRTAGYDAPIYLHGAMEKITRYYESHGVALGDLRPVKGMKKADLAGTITLAPPSATSDIWTRRFPDPVTAFASGWMRVRARARQRGVELPLVISDHADWDGLTATIDATGAGEVWVTHGQEDALVHWCKTRGLAARPLDLVGYGDEEESETLPAGEDAEA
- a CDS encoding ATP-dependent DNA ligase translates to MNRFAELLDRLAYEPGRNNKLRLITNYFREVEDPDRGYALAALTGALSFKHAKPGLIRDLIAARTDPVLFALSYDYVGDLSETVALMWPKPEVNHDKPFPGYPPPQPSPARGEGAGPSPEQSVRKKSTADAATIRSVPSPLAGEGQGGGYHAGSANNGLHPQNLHNNPPPPTLTDVVTTLRTLGKTELPKQLARWLDELDETGRWALLKLVTGAMRIGISARLAKTAAAALGDKDPHDIELMWPGLAPPYLDLFAWLEGRAEKPINRDPAPFRPVMLAHAIEDTDFANLDASDYVAEWKWDGIRVQAVSGRDERGHMLARLYSRSGEDITKSFPDLLPSLHLSGAVDGELLVLRDGRVQTFNVLQQRLNRKVVSPKLIKDYPIHLRAYDLLSDGDTDLRELPFAERRARLEAFVTKLDDAKVDLSPTIPFDSWDALKSARADPASAGADEDAEAVEGVMLKRRDAPYLPGRPKGQWWKWKRDPHIIDAVLMYAQRGHGKRSSYYSDYTFGVWTSGEDGEQLVPVGKAYFGFTDEELLQIDRFVRRNTTEKFGPVRHVVHEPDQGLVLEVAFEGLARSPRHKSGVAMRFPRISRLRWDKPPREADRLETLERMLKADLAIAAAATVSGH
- a CDS encoding DUF6460 domain-containing protein, with the protein product MPNDTRELPAANDGIYRFFGGSPLAVAFRLILMSILVGVVLAAIGFDPWNIVNSIRLLFRRIWDLGFDAINGLWRYFLLGAVIVIPLWLLSRLFGAPRAR